One Chroococcidiopsis sp. TS-821 genomic window carries:
- a CDS encoding DUF1825 family protein, with protein sequence MGFFDSEIVQQEAKQLFEDYQSLIKLGQNYGKFDREGKKIFIEQMEALMERYRIFMKRFELSEDFMAQMTAQQLQTQLGQFGITPQQMFDQMNLTLQRMKAEVDKQP encoded by the coding sequence ATGGGATTTTTTGACTCTGAGATTGTTCAACAAGAAGCCAAGCAGCTTTTTGAAGATTACCAGTCCTTAATCAAACTTGGTCAGAACTACGGCAAGTTTGACCGCGAAGGTAAAAAGATATTTATCGAGCAAATGGAAGCTCTGATGGAACGTTATCGCATTTTTATGAAGCGATTTGAACTATCAGAAGACTTCATGGCTCAGATGACGGCGCAGCAACTGCAAACGCAGTTAGGACAGTTTGGAATAACACCACAGCAGATGTTTGACCAGATGAATCTAACACTGCAACGGATGAAAGCCGAAGTCGATAAACAGCCATGA
- a CDS encoding ComEA family DNA-binding protein, whose product MLQNWLQSQTIRAKLLNDPYYRMESLAEIAIAAALGIRIDVNQASVDDWLRLPGISIHQARSLVELRRSGVQFYCIEDIAAALNMPLQRLKPLEVVLKFCYYDEERYLQPLVNPNTATIEMLAQIPVIDRALAAAIVQNRTSLGPYRNLVDLQRRLSLAGVTISKLMHYLCF is encoded by the coding sequence ATGCTTCAGAACTGGTTGCAGTCTCAGACAATCCGCGCCAAGCTCCTCAATGACCCATACTACCGCATGGAGTCGCTAGCTGAAATTGCGATCGCCGCGGCGTTAGGTATCCGCATCGATGTTAATCAAGCGAGTGTTGATGATTGGCTAAGACTACCAGGAATCTCTATTCACCAAGCGCGATCGCTTGTAGAATTACGTCGCAGTGGCGTTCAATTTTACTGTATTGAAGATATTGCAGCCGCATTAAATATGCCGTTACAGCGACTGAAGCCTTTGGAAGTTGTATTAAAGTTTTGCTACTACGACGAAGAACGTTATCTACAGCCGCTAGTCAACCCCAACACAGCGACAATAGAAATGCTTGCCCAAATTCCAGTCATCGATCGGGCATTAGCAGCAGCTATAGTACAAAATCGCACATCCTTAGGACCATACCGCAATCTTGTAGACCTGCAACGCCGCTTATCACTAGCCGGAGTCACAATTAGCAAGTTGATGCATTATCTGTGTTTTTGA
- a CDS encoding NINE protein has product MLGKLKSRKIAALLAFSGTVIPIAGLHKFYLGQPLWGVLYLLLSWTPIPRVASAIEGVWYLAQDSEEFDRNFNQSEGNIEVFAATPNQSATPNRVGAIADALRQLDDLRQDGLISEYEFEQKRRQLLNKIV; this is encoded by the coding sequence ATGTTAGGTAAACTAAAAAGTAGAAAAATTGCCGCACTTTTAGCTTTTAGTGGCACAGTCATACCGATCGCCGGTTTACACAAGTTCTATCTAGGACAACCTCTGTGGGGCGTGTTGTATTTACTCTTATCATGGACGCCAATTCCGCGCGTTGCAAGTGCGATTGAAGGAGTTTGGTATCTAGCCCAAGATTCAGAGGAATTTGACCGAAATTTTAACCAATCTGAAGGAAATATCGAAGTTTTCGCAGCAACGCCAAATCAATCCGCAACTCCTAACCGCGTTGGTGCGATCGCTGATGCGTTGCGTCAACTCGACGATCTACGCCAAGATGGATTAATTTCTGAGTACGAATTTGAGCAAAAACGCCGCCAATTGTTAAATAAAATTGTTTGA